GTCGGCGGCAAGGCCTGCAACGTCGTCGAGCTGCAGGGCACGGTCGGCGCCAGCGTCGCCACCAACCGCAAGAAGGGCTTTGACGCCGTCGTCGCCAAGAACGCCAACCTGAAGGTCGTTCGCAGCCAGACCGGCGACTTCACCCGTGCCAAGGGCAAGGAGGTGATGGAAAGCTTCATCAAGGCCGAGAACGGCGGCAAGTCGATCTGCGCGGTCTATGCCCACAACGACGACATGATGGTCGGCGCCATCCAGGCGATGAAGGAAGCCGGGCTCAAGCCGGGCAAGGACATCCTGACCGTCTCGATCGACGCCGTGCCGGACATCTTCAAGGCGATCGCCGCCGGCGAAGCCAACGCCACCGTCGAGCTGACGCCGAACATGGCGGGCCCGGCGTTCGACGCAATCGTGGCCTTCAAGGAGAAGGGCACCGTTCCGCCGAAGTGGATCCAGACGGAATCGAAGCTCTACACCGCGGCTGACGATCCGCAGAAGGTCTACGACAGCAAGAAGGGGCTCGGCTACTGAGCCGAAGATCTCGCCGTCGTCCTGGCTGTTGCCGGGACGACGGAAATCAATCGTGGCGCCCGCATCGCGTGCGGGCGTCGACTTCCCGGTCTTGCCCAAGTAGTTCGTCATGTCTGATCCTTCCGCTCCGCCGGCGATGCGTCCGTCTCTTCTGGAGATCCGCGGCCTCACCAAGAGCTTCGGTGCGCTCAAGGCGCTGCAGGATGTCGACTTCATGCTGGGTGAGGGCGAGATCCACGCACTGCTCGGCGAGAATGGCGCCGGCAAGTCGACGCTGATCAAGGTCGTCACCGGCGTTTTCGCGCGGGACGCCGGCACCGTGCGGCTGGCCGATCGGGAGATCGCGCCGCGCTCGGCCAAGGACGCGGTCGATGCCGGCATCGCCACCGTCTATCAGGAAGTCAATCTGCTGCCGAACCTCTCGGTGGCGCAAAATCTGTATCTCGGCCGGCAGCCGACGCGGTTCGGCGTCGTGCGCGAGGCCGAGATGCGGCGGCGCGCGCATGCGCTGCTGCTGGATTATGGGCTGGACATCGACGTCGGCGCACCGCTTTCGAGCTACTCGGTCGCTGTCCAGCATATCACGGCGATCGCGCGCGCCGTCGATCTGTCGGCGCGCGTCCTCATTCTCGACGAGCCCACGGCGAGCCTCGACCGCCACGAGGTCGAGATCCTGTTCAAGGTGATGCGAAAGCTCGCGGCTGATGGCATCGGCATCATCTTCGTCAGCCACTTCCTCGATCAGGTCTATGAGATCTGCGACCGCGTCACGGTGCTGCGCAACGGCCGGCTGATCGGCACGCGCGAGATTGCCGATCTGCCGCGGCTCGACCTGATCCGCATGATGCTCGGGCGGGAGCTGGCCGAGACCACCCACGAACGCGCAGCGAGCCAGCCGGACAAGGCGCGCGAGGTCTGCATCAGTTTCAAGGGCTATGGCAAGCAGGGCTACCTTGCGCCGTTCGATCTCGAGCTGCGCCGCGGCGAGGTGGTCGGGCTCGCCGGCCTGCTCGGCTCCGGACGCACCGAAACGGCACGGCTCGTGTTCGGCGCCGAGCGCGCCGACAGCGGTGCGGCCACCGTCAACGGTGAGACCGTCCGGCTGAATTCGCCGCGCGATGCCGCCGGGCTCGGCTTCGGCTATTGTCCGGAAGAGCGCAAGACGGAGGGCATCGTTGCCGACCTCACCGTGCGCGAGAACATCGTGCTGGCGCTACAGGCACGGCGCGGCCTGCACCGGCCACTGTCGCGGCGCGAGCAGGACGAGATCGCGATGCGTTACATCCGCATGCTCGACATCCGGCCGCCGGATCCGGAACGTCCGATCGGGCTGCTGTCGGGCGGCAACCAGCAGAAGGCGCTGCTGGCGCGCTGGCTCGCCACGTCGCCGAAGCTCCTCGTTCTGGACGAGCCGACGCGCGGCATCGACGTCGGGGCCCATGCCGAGATCATCCGGCTGGTGCGCGAGCTGTGCGAGCAGGGGCTGGCGCTGCTTGTGATCTCCTCCGAGCTCGACGAGATCGTGACCTATTCGAACCGCGTCATCGTGCTGCGCGACCGCGCCCATGTCGAGGAGCTGAAGGGCGACGCCGTCGAGGTCTCCAGCATTCTTGCGGCGATCGCTGCGGATACCGAGTCCGTGCGCGAGGCCGCATCATGACGCTTCGCATTCCCCGCCGTGGCCTGGCACAAGCGCTCGCACTGATCTTGATCCTGATCATCGATCGCGCGGTGTCGCCGCAGTTCTTCAATCTCCATCTGCAGGACGGCCGGCTGTTCGGCAGCGTCATCGACGTCCTGAACCGCGGCACGCCGGTGGCGCTGCTGTCGCTGGGCATGGTGCTCGTCATCGCGACCGGAGGCATCGACCTTTCGGTCGGTGCCGTGATGGCGATCGCGGGCGCCACCGCGGCGAGCCTCGCCGATACGCATTCGCTGCCGGTGGTCATCGGCTCCGCGCTCGCTGTCGGTCTGGTGTGCGGGCTCTGGAACGGCATCCTCGTTGCCTTCTTGCGTATCCAGCCGATCGTCGCAACGCTCATCCTGATGGTCGCAGGACGCGGCATCGCGCAGCTCATCACCGAGGGGCGCATCGTCACGTTCACGTCGCCCGATCTGGTCTGGATGGGCAACGGCGCCGTGCTCGGCCTGCCGACGCCGGTCGTGATCGCGATCGGCATGCTGCTGGTGACGGGGGCGGTCGTGCGCGGCACCGCGCTCGGGCTCTTGATCGAGGCGACCGGCGGCAACGCGCGCGCCAGCGAGCTGTCGGGCGTCGGCACCCGCGCCATGATCCTGTCGGTCTATGTCTGGTGCGGACTGTGCGCCGCGCTCGCGGGCGTCATTGCGGCCGCCGACATCATGGGGGCGGATGCCAACAATGCCGGGCTGTGGCTCGAGCTCGATGCGATCCTCGCCGTCGTGATCGGCGGCACCTCGCTGTTTGGCGGCCGCTTCAGCCTGGTGCTGGCGGTGGCCGGCGCGCTGATCATCCAGGCCATGAACACCGGCATTTTGCTGTCGGGCTATCCGCCGGAGCTCAATCTGCTGGTCAAGGCCGTCGTCGTACTTGCCGTGCTGCTGGCGCAATCGCCGCGGCTCGGCGATCTCTCGCGCTTCACCGCGCGCTGGCGGAGGACCAAGCCATGAAGGCCTCGACCTCGGTTGCGATCACGGCGTTCGTGCTGGTCACCGGCTTCGCGTTGTGCGCGCTGCAGTTCCCGAACATCGCCTCGACCCGCGTCGTCGCTAATCTGCTCACCGACAACGCCTTCCTCGGCATCGTCGCGGCCGGCATGACCTTCGTCATCATCTCCGGCGGCATCGATCTGTCGGTCGGCTCGGTGATCGGCTTCACGACGGTGTTCGTGGCTCTGGCGGTCGAGCGCTGGGGCATTCCGCCGTTTGCCGCGTTCGCAATGGTGCTCGTGCTGTGCGCGCTGTTCGGCGCCGCGATGGGGGCGGTCATTCACGTATTTGAGCTGCCGCCCTTCATCGTGACGCTCGCGGGCATGTTCCTGGCGCGCGGCGTCAGCTTCCTGCTGTCGACCGAGTCGATTCCGATCACCGCTCCGATCTACAGTGCCGTCTCCGACTTTGCGATCCGGCTGCCAGGCGGCGGACGGCTCACCGCGATCGCGATGGCGATGCTCGTGATCCTGGTGCTCTGCGCGTTGCTGCTGCATTTGACCCGGTTTGGCGCCAACGTCTACGCGCTCGGCGGCAGCCGTGTGGCGACAGCCCTGATGGGCATTCCGGTCGGGCCGATGACGATCCGCATCTATATGCTGTCGAGCGTGCTTGCGGGCCTCGCCGGCATCGTCTTCTCGTTCTACACCGCGGCCGGCTACTCGCTCTCGGCCGTTGGCGTCGAGCTCGATACAATCGCGGCCGTGGTGATCGGCGGAACCTTGTTGACGGGCGGACAGGGCTCGGTCATCGGCACCTTCCTTGGCGTCCTGATCCAGGGCATGATCCAGACCTACATCAACTTCGACGGCACGCTGTCGAGCTGGTGGACCAAGATCGCCACGGGGGTTCTGTTGTTCGTCTTCATTGCGTTGCAACAAGGTCTGATGGCGCTCGCGCGCCGCTCATCCGTCAAGCCCGCAGGGGCCAAGCCGATGGGGGCGCCGACATGACGACGTCGCACATCGTCTCGATTCCGACCCGGCGCGCGCATTCCAACCATGCCGAGGTCGCTCGCAGCATCGGCATCGACATCATCTCCGGCCGACTGGCCGAGGGGGCGCGGCTGCCGGGTGATGCCGAACTGACCGCGACCTTCGGCGTCTCACGGCCGGTGCTGCGCGAGAGCGTGAAGACCCTCGTTGCAAAAGGTCTGCTGTCGACCAAGGCCCGCGTCGGCACCGTGGTGCGCGGACGCTCGGACTGGAACATGTTCGATCCCGACGTGCTCGCCTGGCACCTCGACGCGGGCATCGACAAGCGCTTCCTCGCCGACCTCGCCGAGATCCGGTTGGCGATCGAGCCGCGCGCCGCGGCGCTCGCGGCGGAACGCCGTACGGATGACGACGTCGCGGCGATGCGCAAGGCGATGGCGCAGATGGAGCGCGAGCCATCGACATCGGTCGCTTTCGCCGAGGCTGACCTTGCGCTGCACATCGCGGTCGCCAACGCCTCGGGCAATCCCTTCATGCGCTCGATCGGCGCTGTCATCGAGGCCGCGTTGCGCGCCTCGTTCGTCCTGAGCGCCCCGATCGAGACCGCCGATCGCGACACCGTGCTGGTCTGGCACCAGCGCATCATCGACGCGATCGCGGATGGAGACGCCGACGGCGCCTCCGAGGCCATGATCGAAGTCATCTACAACGGCCGGCGGCGCCATGCCCAGTCGGCTGCACGAACGGACCGGGAATGAGCAACGACAACGAGAAGAAGACGCTGCGGAGCCAGGCGTGGTTCGGCCGCCAGGACAAGATGGGCTTCTATTATCGCTCGTTCCTGAAGAACAGCGGCACGCCGCAGGATCGCTTCGAGGGCCGACCGGTCATCGGCATCTGCAACACCTGGTCGGAGCTGACACCCTGCAACGCGCATTTCCGCGTCATCGCCGAGCATGTCCGCCAGGGCGTGCTCGATGCCGGCGGCTATCCGCTGGAGTTTCCGGTCTCCTCGCTCGGCGAGGTGACGATGCGCCCCACCGCGATGCTGTTCCGTAACCTCGCTTCGATGGATGTCGAGGAGGCGATCCGCGCCCACCCGCTCGACGGCGTCGTGCTGCTGATGGGCTGTGACAAGACCACGCCGGCGCTCTTGATGGGCGCCGCCTCGGCCAACCTGCCTGCGATCGGTGTTTCAGGCGGGCCACAACTGCGCGGCGTCTATCGTGGCCAGATCATCGGCTCCGGTACCAACATCATCTCGATGAGCGAGCAGCTGCGCGCCGGCGAGATCACGCTGAAGGAATTCCACGAGGCCGAGGCCGGCATGAACCGCTCCGCCGGCAGCTGCATGACCATGGGCACGGCCTCGACGATGGCCTCGATGGTCGAGGCGCTCGGCATCGGCTTGCCGGAAAATGCGGCGATTCCGGCTGCGGATGCGCGGCGCAACCTGCTGGCCCGCATGGCCGGACGGCGCATCGTCCAGATGGTCGGCGAGGATCTCAAGCCGTCGGATATCCTGACGCGCCAGGCGTTCGAGAACGCGATCCGCACGCTGGCCGCGATCGGCGGCTCGACCAATGCCGTCGTGCATCTGCTCGCGATCGCCGGCCGTGTCGGCGTCGAGCTGACGCTCGATGATTTCGATCGGCTCTGCCGCGACGTGCATTGCCTGGTCGACCTGATGCCGTCGGGCCGCTTCCTGATGGAGGACTTCTATTACGCCGGCGGCCTGCCGGCGGTGCTGCGTGCGCTCGGCGAGCGCGGCCTGCTGCACAAGGACGCGCGCACCGTCAACGGCAAGACGTTGTGGGACAATGTCGCCGAGGCTCCGAACTGGAACGCCGAGGTCATCACACCGTTCGAGACCCCGTTCAAGACGGAAGCCGGCATCGCCATTCTCACCGGCAATCTCGCCCCCAACGGCGCTGTCATCAAGCCGTCGGCGGCCTCGCCGGAACTGATGAACCATACGGGACGCGCGGTCGTGTTCGAGAGCGTCGAGGAGATGCATGACGCGGTCGACGACGACAA
This region of Bradyrhizobium sp. SZCCHNS1050 genomic DNA includes:
- a CDS encoding FadR/GntR family transcriptional regulator; protein product: MTTSHIVSIPTRRAHSNHAEVARSIGIDIISGRLAEGARLPGDAELTATFGVSRPVLRESVKTLVAKGLLSTKARVGTVVRGRSDWNMFDPDVLAWHLDAGIDKRFLADLAEIRLAIEPRAAALAAERRTDDDVAAMRKAMAQMEREPSTSVAFAEADLALHIAVANASGNPFMRSIGAVIEAALRASFVLSAPIETADRDTVLVWHQRIIDAIADGDADGASEAMIEVIYNGRRRHAQSAARTDRE
- a CDS encoding IlvD/Edd family dehydratase, yielding MSNDNEKKTLRSQAWFGRQDKMGFYYRSFLKNSGTPQDRFEGRPVIGICNTWSELTPCNAHFRVIAEHVRQGVLDAGGYPLEFPVSSLGEVTMRPTAMLFRNLASMDVEEAIRAHPLDGVVLLMGCDKTTPALLMGAASANLPAIGVSGGPQLRGVYRGQIIGSGTNIISMSEQLRAGEITLKEFHEAEAGMNRSAGSCMTMGTASTMASMVEALGIGLPENAAIPAADARRNLLARMAGRRIVQMVGEDLKPSDILTRQAFENAIRTLAAIGGSTNAVVHLLAIAGRVGVELTLDDFDRLCRDVHCLVDLMPSGRFLMEDFYYAGGLPAVLRALGERGLLHKDARTVNGKTLWDNVAEAPNWNAEVITPFETPFKTEAGIAILTGNLAPNGAVIKPSAASPELMNHTGRAVVFESVEEMHDAVDDDNLDIDASCIMVLKNCGPKGYPGMAEVGNMPLPAKVLRQGVRDMIRISDARMSGTAYGTVVLHVAPEATVGGPLALVKNGDMITLDVAARRLHLHVSDEELAARRAAWTPPKPHAARGYQKLYIDHVLQADRGVDFDFLVGRTGSPVPRDNH
- the ytfQ gene encoding galactofuranose ABC transporter, galactofuranose-binding protein YtfQ — protein: MTLKALFAASATAALLLATSAGAAELTVGFSQIGSESGWRAAETSVSKSEAAKRKINLKIADAQQKQENQIKAIRSFIAQGVDAIFLAPVVASGWDAVLKEAKEAKIPVVLLDRDIDPSGKDLYLTAVTSDSVHEGEVAGEWLAKTVGGKACNVVELQGTVGASVATNRKKGFDAVVAKNANLKVVRSQTGDFTRAKGKEVMESFIKAENGGKSICAVYAHNDDMMVGAIQAMKEAGLKPGKDILTVSIDAVPDIFKAIAAGEANATVELTPNMAGPAFDAIVAFKEKGTVPPKWIQTESKLYTAADDPQKVYDSKKGLGY
- the yjfF gene encoding galactofuranose ABC transporter, permease protein YjfF, which gives rise to MKASTSVAITAFVLVTGFALCALQFPNIASTRVVANLLTDNAFLGIVAAGMTFVIISGGIDLSVGSVIGFTTVFVALAVERWGIPPFAAFAMVLVLCALFGAAMGAVIHVFELPPFIVTLAGMFLARGVSFLLSTESIPITAPIYSAVSDFAIRLPGGGRLTAIAMAMLVILVLCALLLHLTRFGANVYALGGSRVATALMGIPVGPMTIRIYMLSSVLAGLAGIVFSFYTAAGYSLSAVGVELDTIAAVVIGGTLLTGGQGSVIGTFLGVLIQGMIQTYINFDGTLSSWWTKIATGVLLFVFIALQQGLMALARRSSVKPAGAKPMGAPT
- a CDS encoding sugar ABC transporter ATP-binding protein, translating into MSDPSAPPAMRPSLLEIRGLTKSFGALKALQDVDFMLGEGEIHALLGENGAGKSTLIKVVTGVFARDAGTVRLADREIAPRSAKDAVDAGIATVYQEVNLLPNLSVAQNLYLGRQPTRFGVVREAEMRRRAHALLLDYGLDIDVGAPLSSYSVAVQHITAIARAVDLSARVLILDEPTASLDRHEVEILFKVMRKLAADGIGIIFVSHFLDQVYEICDRVTVLRNGRLIGTREIADLPRLDLIRMMLGRELAETTHERAASQPDKAREVCISFKGYGKQGYLAPFDLELRRGEVVGLAGLLGSGRTETARLVFGAERADSGAATVNGETVRLNSPRDAAGLGFGYCPEERKTEGIVADLTVRENIVLALQARRGLHRPLSRREQDEIAMRYIRMLDIRPPDPERPIGLLSGGNQQKALLARWLATSPKLLVLDEPTRGIDVGAHAEIIRLVRELCEQGLALLVISSELDEIVTYSNRVIVLRDRAHVEELKGDAVEVSSILAAIAADTESVREAAS
- a CDS encoding ABC transporter permease — encoded protein: MTLRIPRRGLAQALALILILIIDRAVSPQFFNLHLQDGRLFGSVIDVLNRGTPVALLSLGMVLVIATGGIDLSVGAVMAIAGATAASLADTHSLPVVIGSALAVGLVCGLWNGILVAFLRIQPIVATLILMVAGRGIAQLITEGRIVTFTSPDLVWMGNGAVLGLPTPVVIAIGMLLVTGAVVRGTALGLLIEATGGNARASELSGVGTRAMILSVYVWCGLCAALAGVIAAADIMGADANNAGLWLELDAILAVVIGGTSLFGGRFSLVLAVAGALIIQAMNTGILLSGYPPELNLLVKAVVVLAVLLAQSPRLGDLSRFTARWRRTKP